A single region of the Anaerococcus urinomassiliensis genome encodes:
- the cas1e gene encoding type I-E CRISPR-associated endonuclease Cas1e, which produces MRESFGAKKAEISELPRISDRVSFIYVEHAKINREDSAIVFLDKRGIVKIPCAMIGVLLLGPGTDISHRAVELIGDMGCAMVWVGENGVRQYAHGRSLSHSSRYLEKQAKLVSNTRSRAAVARKMYQMRFPGEDVSSLTLQQLRGREGTRVRRSYKENSKKYNVEWTGRNYDIDDFDKSNQVNKALSVANVALYGLVHSIVVALGLSPGLGFVHTGHDLSFVYDIADLYKAQITIPISFEIVSLNPESEDIESLTRKAIRDVIRKEKLMVQIVKDIQYLLDIPTEEEIDIDQIHLRDDKEDSVRYGVNYSEF; this is translated from the coding sequence ATGAGAGAATCTTTTGGTGCCAAAAAAGCTGAAATTAGCGAATTACCAAGGATTTCTGATAGAGTAAGCTTTATTTATGTAGAACATGCCAAAATCAACAGAGAAGATAGTGCCATAGTATTTTTGGATAAACGAGGCATAGTTAAAATTCCTTGCGCAATGATTGGGGTATTACTACTTGGACCTGGTACAGACATAAGCCACAGGGCAGTAGAACTCATTGGGGATATGGGATGTGCTATGGTCTGGGTAGGTGAAAATGGGGTCAGACAGTATGCCCACGGCAGGAGCCTTAGCCACTCATCAAGATATCTAGAAAAGCAAGCCAAACTTGTATCCAATACAAGATCTAGAGCTGCTGTTGCAAGGAAAATGTATCAGATGAGATTTCCTGGTGAAGACGTAAGCTCACTGACTCTCCAACAATTGCGAGGTAGAGAAGGAACAAGAGTACGTAGAAGCTACAAAGAAAACTCCAAAAAATACAATGTAGAATGGACTGGAAGAAATTATGATATAGATGATTTTGATAAATCAAATCAGGTAAACAAAGCTCTATCAGTAGCAAATGTTGCCTTATATGGTTTGGTTCACAGTATAGTGGTAGCCTTGGGCCTATCTCCAGGACTCGGTTTTGTCCATACTGGCCACGATCTTTCATTTGTATACGATATAGCAGACCTATACAAGGCGCAAATTACGATACCCATATCATTTGAGATTGTTTCATTGAATCCAGAAAGTGAAGATATTGAATCTCTAACTAGAAAAGCTATACGAGATGTGATTCGTAAAGAAAAATTAATGGTACAAATAGTAAAAGATATCCAATACTTGTTAGATATTCCTACTGAGGAAGAAATAGACATTGACCAAATCCACCTACGGGATGATAAAGAAGATTCTGTGAGATATGGTGTCAATTATAGCGAGTTCTAA
- the cas2e gene encoding type I-E CRISPR-associated endoribonuclease Cas2e, whose protein sequence is MPLTVITLKKTPAFLRGDLTKWMQEISTGVYVGNFNSKVREELWKRVIENVKEGEATICYAYRNEIGYEFRTNSKEISIADFDGIPLVMVEHKENIRESNKGKLGYSKASKLRKAHQYQKYSAKKPSYVVIDIETDGLDFLKNSIIEIACIKAIDGKLEEFEKAIKLDSKLPENIKKLTGLNDEYLEKNGVDEKQALTEFLEFIGELPVISYGNNFDINFINHALNKNGLQTIKNQTIDLMRCVKKEKRFIENYKLQTILKAYGIDKNIPHRALEDAKLTYELSTKVNILKEKLK, encoded by the coding sequence ATGCCATTAACTGTAATAACACTTAAAAAAACACCAGCTTTTCTTAGGGGTGATCTAACTAAGTGGATGCAAGAAATATCTACTGGAGTTTACGTAGGAAACTTCAACAGCAAAGTTAGAGAAGAGCTTTGGAAAAGGGTAATAGAAAATGTCAAAGAAGGAGAAGCCACAATTTGCTACGCCTATCGCAACGAAATTGGATATGAATTTAGGACAAATAGTAAAGAAATATCCATAGCTGACTTTGACGGCATACCCCTAGTAATGGTAGAGCATAAAGAAAACATAAGAGAATCTAATAAAGGGAAACTTGGATATAGCAAAGCATCAAAACTTAGAAAAGCCCATCAATATCAAAAATACTCTGCAAAAAAACCTTCATATGTAGTAATAGACATAGAAACAGATGGCCTAGATTTTCTAAAAAATTCAATCATAGAAATAGCTTGTATAAAAGCAATAGATGGAAAATTAGAAGAGTTTGAAAAAGCTATAAAACTGGACTCAAAACTACCAGAAAACATAAAAAAATTAACAGGACTAAATGATGAATATCTAGAAAAAAATGGAGTAGACGAAAAACAAGCTTTGACAGAATTTTTAGAATTCATAGGAGAATTGCCAGTAATAAGCTACGGTAATAACTTTGATATCAATTTTATAAACCATGCACTTAATAAAAATGGATTACAAACAATAAAAAATCAAACAATAGATTTAATGAGATGTGTAAAAAAAGAAAAAAGGTTTATAGAAAATTACAAACTACAAACTATATTAAAAGCTTACGGTATAGATAAAAACATACCACATAGAGCATTAGAAGATGCGAAATTAACCTATGAGCTTTCTACAAAAGTGAATATTTTAAAAGAAAAATTAAAATAG